In the Dictyostelium discoideum AX4 chromosome 6 chromosome, whole genome shotgun sequence genome, ctactactactgttactactactactatcatTTGTTTGTGCTAGTACCAAAggttctcttttttttttttttttttttttttttttaattatttatttacaagtaataaatactattactactactatcatTTGTTGATGCTAGTACGAATAAACAATCTccataaaatttaaaaatactttCACTATattcaaattgaattttctaTGTCATGCATACTTTAGTATaggtaataattaatttttatattaaaatatggtGATTATTGtcttagtatttttttttttatttttttttatttttttttttgttttttttttttttggatagttttttttttatttttttttttttttattaaattcaaatcacTTGAAAAattaccaccaacaacatTAACATCAGtaataaaatcaacaaataatgacaacaattcaattttaataaaccaaaaccaaattctacaccaccacaaccaccaatACAACCACATCATTGGATTGTAGTAACGGAATAGCTATTCCATTGGCACTCTGCATATACCACCAGTAGGTAGTAGTTCCCTCAATGGGTATACCTAATGGTAGTTCAACTATGAAACCATcattattgaattatttttattaaattatttaaacaataaaGGGTGATTGGggttaataaatttaaatttaatagaataaaaaaaaatataaaaaaaaaaaaatttaaaataatttaaacatcaccaccaaaggggttttttttttattataatcaaaataaaaataattatagatagcattcatttatttttattatattattattatattattattatcatcatattttttaaaaaaaaaaaaaaaaaaaaaaagaaaatgaaatatagcaaaaatcaaatagtttatgtaatattttttattataatactAATTGTTGTTAAACCAATAGAATCAGTAGAATGGAGTGATTGTAGTGATCCAAgtgattcatttaaaaataaagaatttgaatttattaccaCCCATTCCAAAGATgattgaaatatttgaaaagagTAAAGTTCAGaagttaaaaatttaataacatttaaatttaaacatttaataCCAATATCAACTAAATCGAATGGTACTAATTCTCTTTTtctatattttaataaaaaaattaaaatttcatttaatttttcatcgGTTGCCGATGTTTGAAAAccaaaattagaaaataataattttaatgaattttcagtaattttgataaattcatcatttattttaattttatattttaataattctaattgattattatttatcatcCATTTTAgggaattaatattttaaattttattctatttcAATATGTAATTGGTTGTAATCATCATAATTAACCCATTCTAAACattgaatataattaattattctatcgaataaatatttattatgaaTAACTTtccaaaatgaaatttcaaattcattattatctatttccatttttttttttaatttttctaatattaatataagaatgaagtttaaaaaaaaaaaaatataaaaaaaaataaaaaaaaaaaaaaaaaaaaaaaaaaaaaaataaaaaatagtttttttagatatttatttacCCATtggtgttaaaaaaaaatctaatttttttttttttttttctaactTCATTACTTCTCtgaatttttttctttttttttctttttttttttttttattttcatttttggcaagaaaaaaaaaaaaaaaaaataataatattaaattaaaaaaaaaaaatgaataatgacgaattattttttaaaatttttaaaaataaatatctaaataaaataatatttaaatttataaaagtacaaaataaaaaattaaaatatacaagatataattattatgatgTTCATCTGAATttatagtaaaaataaaaaatctagAATTACTATCaaacaaattaaatgattatttaaatctaaaatcaAAGTCAATAACAAGCATTCAAGatcattttaataatcattttgattttggtgactatatattttttgaaattttattatggaaagaattaaattataaattatttaaaaaaattattaaaacatttaaaaaatgaaattaaatcatattcaattaataataaaattttaatatatttaacaTTTATAATGGTAgttgtattaaaaaattaaaatttattattaaacatataatatttaataataatga is a window encoding:
- a CDS encoding hypothetical protein (Similar to Mus musculus (Mouse). GABA-A receptor epsilon-like subunit), translated to MEIDNNEFEISFWKVIHNKYLFDRIINYIQCLEWVNYDDYNQLHIEIE
- a CDS encoding hypothetical protein (Similar to Mus musculus (Mouse). GABA-A receptor epsilon-like subunit), which translates into the protein MINNNQLELLKYKIKINDEFIKITENSLKLLFSNFGFQTSATDEKLNEILIFLLKYRKRELVPFDLVDIGIKCLNLNVIKFLTSELYSFQIFQSSLEWVVINSNSLFLNESLGSLQSLHSTDSIGLTTISIIIKNIT
- a CDS encoding hypothetical protein (Similar to Mus musculus (Mouse). GABA-A receptor epsilon-like subunit); translation: MKYSKNQIVYVIFFIIILIVVKPIESVEWSDCSDPSDSFKNKEFEFITTHSKDD